Proteins encoded together in one Halalkaliarchaeum sp. AArc-CO window:
- a CDS encoding glycosyltransferase: MSPDYSDSNPYQSELIDALEAHDVRVFPVDASGVFPLLSGVRRHGVPDVVHLHWIHRFLIAEHWGRPLFAVLLAIRLFVELAVLKALGIRLVWTVHNLANHERHAVRTELASSHVLARLVDQIVVHCESAVGTVCDCYRLPEHVGERIRVVPHGHFENAYRDEITQTEARRRLDLPQDDPVLLYFGLIRPYKNVLELVETFRTVEGDARLLIVGNPWDETIENRVRHACESDERVEAVFEYVSDEEVQVYMGAADAIVLPYDSILTSGSAVLGMSFGRAVVAPQLGCLPDVVGSDGGILYDPSDPDGLRSGLVRAVNDPEALAAMGRRNRAAVRQLDWDRIGKRVRTLYLEDSTLDVGDDMQPASGMTSA, encoded by the coding sequence ATGAGTCCCGACTACTCCGACTCGAATCCCTACCAGTCCGAGTTGATCGACGCACTGGAGGCGCACGACGTTCGGGTGTTCCCGGTGGACGCCTCCGGGGTGTTTCCCTTGCTCTCGGGGGTTCGACGACACGGCGTTCCCGACGTGGTTCACCTCCACTGGATCCACCGGTTTCTGATCGCGGAACACTGGGGGCGTCCCCTGTTTGCAGTGCTGCTCGCTATCAGGTTGTTCGTCGAACTCGCCGTACTGAAGGCGCTCGGGATCCGGCTCGTCTGGACCGTCCACAACCTCGCGAACCACGAGCGACACGCCGTGCGAACAGAACTCGCGAGCAGTCACGTCCTGGCACGACTCGTGGACCAGATCGTCGTCCACTGCGAGAGTGCTGTCGGGACTGTCTGTGACTGCTATCGGCTTCCGGAACACGTCGGCGAACGGATCCGCGTGGTGCCCCACGGCCACTTCGAGAACGCCTACCGGGACGAGATCACACAGACCGAGGCTCGCCGGAGGCTCGACCTTCCCCAGGACGACCCAGTACTGCTGTATTTTGGCCTGATACGACCGTACAAGAACGTCCTGGAGCTCGTAGAGACGTTCCGAACAGTCGAGGGGGACGCGCGGCTACTGATCGTCGGAAACCCGTGGGACGAGACCATCGAAAACCGCGTTCGCCATGCCTGTGAATCGGACGAACGGGTCGAAGCCGTCTTCGAGTACGTCTCCGACGAAGAGGTCCAGGTGTACATGGGCGCCGCAGACGCGATCGTGTTGCCGTACGATTCCATCCTCACGTCGGGCAGTGCGGTCCTCGGAATGTCGTTCGGACGGGCGGTCGTCGCCCCGCAGCTGGGCTGTCTTCCGGACGTGGTCGGTTCCGACGGCGGGATCCTCTATGACCCGTCCGATCCCGACGGTCTTCGGTCCGGATTAGTTCGAGCGGTAAACGATCCGGAGGCTCTGGCAGCGATGGGACGGCGTAACCGGGCGGCGGTCCGGCAACTCGACTGGGATCGCATCGGAAAGCGAGTCCGTACCCTGTACCTCGAGGATTCGACACTGGACGTCGGAGACGACATGCAGCCTGCGTCGGGGATGACGTCCGCGTGA
- a CDS encoding glycosyltransferase family 2 protein, with amino-acid sequence MPPKISVIIATYYRNNLLSEAIESVANQDYEPVELVVVDDSGAEHARPVLEAYESVVDRPIYRSKEGDWGAAYTTGIAASTGEYVQFLDDDDLLLDGKLTKTAAVLGENPDVGVSYCGVIKEDEKYYPNPDVAGDILEHTLRFQDFPLWTGSMLMERDVLIDCLPLATNAGDPDLKIELAKRTEFDYVDECLAVYRREASSKWVGLKRFEEVMRVVRNQKELYDQYPEIRRSVFADWYEKQGKAYLKQRPWSPMATLCFAKSAYYDDENRHIKAIEAAASVFGRLGLTAASRVYAAARGTP; translated from the coding sequence ATGCCTCCGAAAATCTCAGTAATCATCGCCACGTATTATCGGAATAATCTACTATCGGAGGCCATTGAAAGCGTCGCCAACCAGGACTACGAACCCGTCGAACTCGTCGTCGTCGACGATTCGGGTGCGGAACATGCCCGCCCTGTATTGGAAGCGTACGAGAGTGTCGTGGATCGCCCGATATACCGGAGCAAAGAGGGGGATTGGGGAGCAGCATACACAACAGGAATCGCGGCCTCGACGGGCGAGTACGTCCAGTTTCTCGATGACGACGACCTCCTTCTTGACGGGAAACTAACCAAGACGGCTGCAGTCCTCGGGGAGAACCCTGACGTCGGCGTCTCCTACTGTGGCGTTATCAAAGAAGACGAAAAATACTACCCGAATCCGGACGTGGCTGGCGATATACTGGAGCATACACTGCGATTCCAGGATTTTCCCCTGTGGACCGGGTCAATGCTCATGGAGCGTGACGTTCTCATCGATTGCCTGCCATTGGCTACGAATGCGGGCGATCCAGATCTGAAGATCGAACTGGCAAAACGAACCGAGTTTGATTACGTCGACGAGTGTCTTGCCGTGTACCGGAGAGAAGCGAGTTCGAAGTGGGTTGGGCTGAAGAGGTTCGAGGAGGTGATGCGGGTCGTCCGAAACCAAAAGGAACTTTACGATCAGTATCCGGAGATCAGACGGTCCGTATTCGCCGACTGGTACGAGAAACAGGGAAAGGCCTACCTGAAACAGCGCCCGTGGTCACCGATGGCGACCCTGTGTTTCGCCAAATCCGCGTATTATGACGACGAAAACAGGCACATAA
- a CDS encoding alpha-D-ribose 1-methylphosphonate 5-triphosphate diphosphatase has translation MSSDRIARRNYGGTDTGLRTDHGVTEIRGGTVVTPEGSIEDGCILLQEGRIREVGTTIGSDAATVIDATDRIVMPGIVDLHGDDIEHHLFPRSGAHVDERLALSSADRANVATGVTTKFHAISFEDAVEENRTLDLARELTRTIQETDGFLGNNRVHARCELGCKSHAAVAEFLTDNVVDLVSLVNHVPGSGQFDDVEEFQRRYVGDRDLSSEAVEQLAERRSTMSAHVVNDRIERIVEKAHANGIPIASHDDETPAEVYRAAECGATICEYPLTMAAARRAKELGLCTVMGAPNLVRGGSLWDNLEAREAAREGVVDVLCSDYHPPSLLAAPFVETGEPLHERVARVTKNPADVVGFLRRGRLEGGARADVLVVDPDPVPTVDHAFVGGREVFRATDQTSSLES, from the coding sequence ATGAGTTCCGATCGAATAGCACGTCGAAACTACGGCGGAACCGACACAGGTCTCCGAACCGATCACGGTGTAACGGAGATCCGCGGCGGAACGGTCGTCACGCCGGAAGGGTCAATCGAGGACGGCTGTATTCTGTTGCAGGAGGGACGGATCCGCGAGGTGGGAACCACGATCGGATCCGACGCCGCGACGGTGATCGACGCGACAGACCGGATCGTCATGCCGGGAATCGTCGACCTCCACGGCGACGACATCGAACACCACCTCTTCCCCCGTTCTGGAGCGCACGTGGACGAGCGGCTGGCGCTTTCGTCGGCCGACAGGGCGAACGTGGCCACCGGCGTGACCACGAAGTTCCACGCGATCTCCTTCGAGGACGCCGTCGAGGAGAACCGGACGCTCGATCTCGCCAGAGAACTCACGAGGACGATCCAGGAAACCGACGGTTTCCTCGGGAACAACCGCGTTCACGCCCGGTGTGAACTCGGCTGTAAGAGCCACGCCGCCGTCGCGGAGTTCCTGACGGACAACGTCGTCGACCTGGTCTCGCTCGTGAACCACGTCCCCGGGAGCGGACAGTTCGACGACGTCGAAGAGTTCCAGCGTCGGTACGTCGGTGACCGGGACTTGTCCTCGGAGGCCGTCGAACAGCTCGCCGAACGACGGAGCACCATGTCCGCACACGTGGTGAACGACCGGATCGAACGCATCGTCGAAAAGGCCCACGCGAACGGCATCCCCATCGCCTCCCACGACGACGAGACGCCGGCGGAAGTGTACCGCGCCGCAGAGTGCGGGGCGACCATCTGCGAATACCCGCTGACGATGGCCGCCGCACGGAGGGCCAAAGAACTCGGCCTGTGCACCGTCATGGGAGCCCCGAACCTCGTCCGGGGCGGCAGCCTGTGGGACAACCTCGAAGCTCGCGAAGCGGCCCGTGAGGGGGTGGTGGACGTCCTCTGTTCGGATTATCACCCGCCGTCGTTGCTGGCGGCGCCGTTCGTGGAAACGGGAGAGCCGTTGCACGAACGGGTCGCACGCGTGACAAAGAACCCGGCCGACGTGGTGGGGTTCCTCCGCCGAGGGCGGCTCGAAGGAGGGGCACGTGCAGACGTGCTCGTCGTCGATCCGGACCCCGTACCGACAGTCGATCACGCGTTCGTCGGGGGGCGTGAAGTGTTCCGTGCGACCGATCAGACGTCGTCCCTGGAATCATAA